A genomic region of Deltaproteobacteria bacterium contains the following coding sequences:
- a CDS encoding thrombospondin type 3 repeat-containing protein, which translates to MTGDARGFVRTGARRWAFATNAGRVYLVSADAGSADGDADGIPDALDNCPSFANPSQVNWDADGLGDACDLPGPNDPVVLEPICQSSLRSATGSIPGIQTSIDQEQALVDSANVELAYCQAPTDADADGHFDRDDACSATAAGVFTDDLGCSQAQFCAAQSTAVCKRADFRNDEPRSKKPRDCRVVANACSSR; encoded by the coding sequence ATGACCGGCGACGCGCGCGGCTTCGTGCGAACCGGCGCGCGGCGCTGGGCGTTCGCCACGAACGCGGGCCGCGTCTATCTCGTGAGTGCGGATGCGGGCAGCGCCGACGGCGACGCCGACGGCATCCCCGACGCGCTCGACAACTGTCCGAGCTTCGCAAATCCGTCGCAGGTGAACTGGGACGCGGACGGTCTCGGCGACGCGTGCGACCTGCCGGGACCGAACGATCCGGTCGTGCTCGAACCGATCTGCCAGTCGAGTCTCCGGTCCGCGACCGGCTCGATCCCCGGGATTCAGACCTCGATCGATCAGGAGCAGGCGCTGGTCGACAGCGCGAACGTCGAGCTCGCGTATTGCCAAGCGCCGACGGACGCGGATGCCGACGGCCACTTCGATCGCGACGACGCGTGCAGCGCAACCGCAGCGGGCGTGTTCACCGACGACCTCGGCTGTTCGCAGGCGCAGTTCTGCGCGGCTCAGTCCACCGCCGTGTGCAAGCGAGCGGACTTCCGCAACGACGAGCCGCGCAGCAAGAAGCCGAGGGATTGCCGCGTCGTCGCCAACGCGTGTAGCTCGCGGTAA